Proteins encoded in a region of the Saccharothrix ecbatanensis genome:
- a CDS encoding RNA polymerase subunit sigma-70: protein MTDARPLGADEATFIAAVRSGDPARFALITERHRRELQVHCYRMLANYEDAQDMTQETFLRAWNKRESFKGHAALRTWLYRIATNACLDFLEKRNDRTPVPSELSDSGSEALYLQPYPDRMLPEDPQESVVARETIELAFVVAVQYLPPRQRAVLILRDVLGWPASKAADALELTVASVTSALQRARVTMREQLPDRRLDWRSPATHELTNDERGVVRSYIDAHERNDLDGLTSLLRHELRFAMLPELGTSVMTAKDAVDGWVSGGLFQRGHDDWRGVATTVNRMPAAVLYLRTPDDPEYRLFAIAVLHIVDGKIAELTGFDAAGKPWLDLPPTL from the coding sequence ATGACCGACGCAAGACCGCTGGGCGCCGACGAGGCCACGTTCATCGCGGCGGTCCGCTCGGGCGATCCGGCGCGGTTCGCGCTCATCACGGAGCGCCACCGGCGCGAGCTCCAGGTGCACTGCTACCGGATGCTCGCGAACTACGAGGACGCCCAGGACATGACGCAGGAGACGTTCCTGCGAGCGTGGAACAAGCGGGAGTCGTTCAAGGGGCACGCCGCGCTGCGGACCTGGCTGTACCGGATCGCGACGAACGCCTGCCTCGACTTCCTGGAGAAGCGCAACGACCGCACACCCGTGCCGTCCGAGCTGTCGGACTCCGGCTCCGAGGCGCTGTACCTCCAGCCGTACCCCGACCGGATGCTCCCCGAGGACCCGCAGGAATCGGTGGTGGCGCGGGAGACGATCGAGCTGGCGTTCGTCGTCGCCGTCCAGTACCTGCCGCCGCGGCAGCGGGCGGTGCTCATCCTGCGCGACGTCCTCGGCTGGCCGGCGTCGAAGGCCGCCGACGCCCTCGAGCTGACCGTCGCATCGGTGACCAGCGCACTGCAACGGGCGCGCGTGACGATGCGCGAGCAGCTGCCCGACCGCCGCCTCGACTGGCGGAGCCCCGCCACCCACGAGCTGACGAATGACGAGCGCGGAGTGGTGAGGTCGTACATCGACGCCCATGAGCGCAACGACCTCGACGGGCTGACGTCCCTGCTGCGCCACGAGCTGCGCTTCGCGATGCTGCCCGAGTTGGGCACCTCGGTCATGACGGCCAAGGACGCGGTGGACGGCTGGGTCTCCGGCGGGCTCTTCCAGCGCGGCCACGACGACTGGCGCGGTGTCGCCACGACGGTCAACCGCATGCCTGCCGCCGTGCTGTACCTCCGCACACCCGACGACCCGGAGTACCGGCTGTTCGCCATCGCGGTCCTGCACATCGTCGACGGGAAGATCGCCGAGCTCACCGGATTCGACGCCGCCGGCAAACCATGGCTGGACCTGCCCCCGACACTGTGA
- a CDS encoding dihydrofolate reductase family protein, producing MRKLIFGMNVTLDGYIAAPGDDIGWGGPPSDELFQWWLDQERAHGLSLYGRKLWETMSSYWPTGDQQPDATPAEIEFARNWRDTPKVVFSSTIDEVDWNTRLVTGDAVAEITRLKAEDGGPMGIGGATLAGSAMRAGLIDEYALATYPVVVGGGTPFFTALDSWVNLNLVETRTFPGGVVLTRYETRR from the coding sequence ATGCGGAAACTGATCTTCGGCATGAACGTGACCCTGGACGGCTACATCGCCGCGCCCGGCGACGACATCGGCTGGGGCGGGCCGCCGAGCGACGAGCTGTTCCAGTGGTGGCTCGACCAGGAGCGGGCTCACGGCCTGTCGCTGTACGGGCGCAAGCTGTGGGAGACGATGAGCTCCTACTGGCCGACCGGCGACCAGCAGCCCGACGCCACCCCGGCGGAGATCGAGTTCGCGCGGAACTGGCGGGACACGCCGAAGGTGGTGTTCTCCTCGACGATCGACGAGGTCGACTGGAACACCCGCCTGGTCACCGGCGACGCGGTCGCCGAGATCACCCGGCTCAAGGCCGAGGACGGCGGCCCGATGGGCATCGGCGGCGCGACGCTCGCCGGGTCGGCCATGCGGGCCGGGCTGATCGACGAGTACGCCCTGGCCACCTACCCGGTCGTGGTGGGCGGCGGCACGCCGTTCTTCACGGCGCTGGACAGCTGGGTGAACCTGAACCTCGTGGAGACGCGGACGTTCCCCGGCGGCGTGGTGCTGACCCGGTACGAGACGAGGCGATGA
- a CDS encoding family 43 glycosylhydrolase, translated as MMLVHRRGASQRALSFVAALVVALSVITVGQDRADAAPGPSFTNPVVPAPNSADPTLVQYNGQYYYVATTWTSDILMRRSATIAGLRSAPEQTIFRASQNEGCCTMWAPHLEQINNRWYIYYSVEPRAGYGSRRTHVLESAANDPAGPYTYRGVLNLMPNNGWAIDGAVLKLNGALYFHYSAFHADGLQSIYIAPMSSPTTVSAFGTRISAPTLAWERQGQPVNEGSFALQRDGRTFLTYSASYCGTADYKLGMLEYRGGDPLAQSSWTKHANPIFQRNNAAGVYGPGHHSFFTSPDGTEIWIAYHANSSASQGCGTSRTTRVQKISWNADGTPNLGVPVSTSTVLAGPSGETGGSGTRVRIRNQHSNLCLDDYNAVTTPGAEVRQWTCNGLAVQDWSLTPTDNGYYRIANVHSGLCLDNKDWATTAGSVVQQWTCNGFSVQQWRLTTTNGTTTLVNRYSNLCLDNYAWGTTPGSEVRQWTCTGAANQQWVIG; from the coding sequence ATGATGCTCGTCCACCGGCGCGGTGCGAGCCAGCGAGCCCTGTCGTTCGTCGCCGCGCTCGTCGTCGCCCTGTCCGTGATCACGGTGGGCCAGGACCGCGCAGACGCAGCGCCCGGCCCTTCGTTCACCAACCCCGTCGTGCCGGCTCCCAACAGCGCCGATCCGACGTTGGTGCAGTACAACGGCCAGTACTACTACGTGGCCACCACCTGGACCTCCGACATCCTGATGCGGCGATCCGCCACCATCGCCGGGCTGCGCAGCGCGCCGGAGCAGACGATCTTCCGCGCCTCGCAGAACGAGGGCTGCTGCACGATGTGGGCGCCTCACCTGGAGCAGATCAACAACCGTTGGTACATCTACTACTCGGTCGAGCCGCGGGCAGGGTACGGGTCGCGCCGCACGCACGTGCTGGAGAGCGCCGCGAACGACCCGGCGGGCCCGTACACCTACCGCGGCGTGCTCAACCTCATGCCGAACAACGGTTGGGCGATCGACGGCGCGGTGCTCAAGCTCAACGGCGCCCTGTACTTCCACTACTCGGCGTTCCACGCGGACGGGCTCCAGTCGATCTACATCGCGCCGATGAGCAGTCCGACCACGGTGTCGGCCTTCGGTACCCGGATCTCGGCGCCGACGCTGGCGTGGGAGCGGCAGGGGCAACCGGTCAACGAGGGGTCGTTCGCCCTGCAACGGGACGGTCGCACGTTCCTGACCTACTCGGCCAGCTACTGCGGCACCGCCGACTACAAGCTGGGCATGCTGGAGTACCGCGGCGGCGACCCGTTGGCGCAGAGCTCCTGGACGAAGCACGCCAACCCGATCTTCCAGCGCAACAACGCCGCGGGCGTCTACGGTCCGGGCCACCACTCGTTCTTCACCTCGCCGGACGGCACGGAGATCTGGATCGCCTACCACGCCAACTCCTCGGCGTCCCAGGGCTGCGGCACGAGTCGAACCACCCGCGTGCAGAAGATTTCCTGGAACGCCGACGGCACACCGAACCTGGGAGTTCCCGTCTCCACCTCCACGGTCCTCGCGGGGCCTTCGGGTGAGACCGGCGGGTCCGGCACGCGCGTGCGCATCCGCAACCAGCACAGCAACCTCTGCCTGGACGACTACAACGCCGTCACCACACCGGGTGCGGAGGTGCGGCAGTGGACGTGCAACGGGCTGGCGGTGCAGGACTGGTCCCTCACGCCGACCGACAACGGCTACTACCGGATCGCCAACGTCCACAGTGGCCTGTGCCTGGACAACAAGGACTGGGCAACCACCGCGGGTTCGGTGGTCCAGCAGTGGACCTGCAACGGCTTTTCCGTGCAGCAGTGGCGGCTGACCACCACCAACGGCACCACCACCCTGGTCAACCGGTACAGCAACCTCTGCCTCGACAACTACGCCTGGGGCACGACCCCCGGCTCCGAGGTCCGGCAGTGGACCTGCACCGGCGCGGCCAACCAGCAGTGGGTGATCGGCTGA
- a CDS encoding glycoside hydrolase family 30 beta sandwich domain-containing protein yields MAPRGDRSEDSGSRLLRRRSLLAAGAALPVLAVTPSASAATRVVVEPSIVQQTILGFGGMNHPGWIGDLTAGQRETAFGNGAGQLGFTVLRIPVPEDRANWSREVATAKRAGELGAKVFASPWNPPASMSETFSGGKRLRYNSYGAYAQHLNDFSTFMRNNGVNLYGISVQNEPDYAHDWTAWTPGEMVRFLRENAGSINTRVIAPESFQYRKSTSDPILNDAAALANVDIIGAHLYGTRHEDFPYPLFREKGGGKELWMTEVYHPNSSDSADLWPQALDVGEHIHRALVYGRFQTYVWWYIRRSYGPMREDGQISKRGANMAHFSKWVRPGYSRITATANPQSNVYITAFKSGTKIVIVAINKNASAVYQPFTIRGVVSATIPTWVTTATRTLAQDRTITTSNGSFDSQLPARSIRTFVAG; encoded by the coding sequence ATGGCACCACGTGGAGACCGGTCCGAGGACTCAGGTTCGCGGCTGCTGAGGCGGCGGTCATTGCTGGCGGCAGGCGCCGCGCTGCCGGTGCTGGCGGTGACGCCATCAGCCTCGGCGGCGACCAGGGTGGTCGTCGAACCGTCGATCGTGCAGCAGACGATCCTCGGCTTCGGCGGCATGAACCACCCGGGCTGGATCGGCGATCTCACCGCCGGCCAGCGCGAGACGGCCTTCGGCAACGGCGCGGGGCAGCTGGGCTTCACCGTGCTGCGCATTCCCGTTCCCGAGGACCGCGCCAACTGGAGCCGCGAGGTCGCCACGGCCAAGCGCGCCGGTGAGCTCGGGGCCAAGGTCTTCGCCTCGCCGTGGAACCCGCCGGCTTCGATGTCCGAGACCTTCTCCGGGGGCAAGCGGCTGCGCTACAACTCGTACGGCGCGTATGCGCAGCACCTGAACGACTTCTCCACGTTCATGAGGAACAACGGGGTGAACCTGTACGGGATCTCGGTGCAGAACGAGCCGGACTACGCGCACGACTGGACGGCGTGGACCCCCGGCGAGATGGTGAGGTTCCTGCGCGAGAACGCCGGTTCGATCAACACCAGGGTCATCGCGCCCGAGTCGTTCCAGTACCGCAAGAGCACCTCGGACCCCATCCTCAACGACGCCGCCGCGTTGGCGAATGTGGACATCATCGGCGCCCACCTCTACGGCACAAGGCACGAAGACTTCCCCTACCCGCTCTTCCGCGAGAAGGGCGGCGGCAAGGAGCTGTGGATGACCGAGGTCTACCACCCGAACAGCTCCGACTCGGCCGACCTCTGGCCGCAGGCGCTCGACGTGGGCGAGCACATCCACCGCGCGTTGGTCTACGGCCGGTTCCAAACCTATGTGTGGTGGTACATCCGCCGTTCGTACGGCCCGATGCGCGAGGACGGGCAGATCAGCAAGCGCGGCGCCAACATGGCCCACTTCTCGAAGTGGGTCCGCCCCGGCTACTCCCGGATCACCGCGACCGCGAACCCGCAGTCGAACGTCTACATCACGGCGTTCAAGAGTGGGACCAAGATCGTCATCGTCGCCATCAACAAGAACGCATCGGCGGTGTACCAGCCGTTCACCATCCGCGGCGTCGTTTCCGCGACGATTCCGACCTGGGTCACCACCGCGACACGCACCCTCGCGCAAGACAGGACCATCACGACGTCGAACGGCTCCTTCGACTCCCAACTGCCGGCCCGCAGCATCAGGACCTTCGTCGCGGGTTGA